Genomic segment of Citrus sinensis cultivar Valencia sweet orange chromosome 7, DVS_A1.0, whole genome shotgun sequence:
ATCATCTGGCCTTGCAACAACAGAAGCTTCGAGAACTGCTGGATGACTGAACAATACTGTTTCTACCTCGACGGAGCTTATATTCTCTCCACCAGAAATTATTACATCCTTCAATCGATCCTTTACTTCTATATAGCCATCAGGATGCTTCACAGCAAGATCTCCAGTATGAAACCAACCACCTCTGAAAGCTTCCTCTGTTGCTTTTAAGTCCTTGAGGTATCCACTCATTACAGTGTGTCCTCTGAACATAATTTCACCTATTGTTTTAGCATCAGCTGGTACACTTTCCATGGTGACTGGATCTCTTATGTCAACATCCTCCAAGGCCAGATGGTGCATTCCTTGCCGGGATTTGATCCTTGATCGCTCAGCTACAGGTAGAGAATTCCATTCAGGTTGCCATGTGCAATAAGTTGCAGGGCCATAAGTTTCTGTAAGGCCATACAAGTGAGTTACGTCAAATCCCAACTCTTCCATCTTAGAAAGGATCTGGGGAGGTGGTGGTGAACCACCCGTCGCAATTGCCACCTTGTGGGGAAGTGGCCTCTGGACACTGACGGGTGAATTAACAATCATGTTAAGGACAGTTGGTGCAGCTCCCATGTTTGTCACATTATGCGCAGCTATACTCTCAAATATATCCTTAGCATTGACACTTCTCAGGCATATGTTCGTGCCACCCATAGCTGCCACCCCCCAGGGAAGGCACCAGCCGTTGCAGTGAAACATAGGTACGGTCCACAAGTAAACAGGCATTGAACCCATCCCATGAAGAAAAACCGTAGCAAGTGAGTTAAGATAAGCTCCCCTGTGACTATAAACTACTCCTTTGGGCCGTGATGTTGTGCCAGAAGTATAATTCAAACTAATGGGATCCCATTCATTACCTGGTCTTCTTATCTCAAACCCACTATGTCCTGTTTCAAGGAAGCTCTCGTACTCGTAATCTACAGCAGCTGAACTCGTAGAAGATGAGCTATTGGATTCAGCAATTAAAACTAGGATTGGTGGTTTTACTTGCGCATTCACTAGAAGATCAAGCGCCCCACGAGCAACGGGGAGTAACTGGTAGTCTACAAATAGAATCTTTGCTTCGGAATGTCTAAGTAAAACTGAGACCATAGCCGAGTCATGACGTGAATTAAGCGTACAAAGGACTGCCCCAGCCATTGGGACTGCAAAATGCAGCTCATATACTGCTGGAACATTAGGGGCCAGAGTTGCAACCTGTATGATTTACATAGTCAATAATTGCAATCATGAAGGTAGGCTTAGGATAGATGAAATAGCCAACTGAATAAAACATTGACCATGACTTTTCacaaaagaaaaccaaattgACCGTGGATTTCAATGAACTTGAGaatgaaaatcaagaaaacaaaaacagaaatAAAGAGTGTATAGAATGTCCAGTTTGCAAGATTAAATGAAGCATGTAAGGAAGTGGTAGGGTGGTATAGTCCGGATCCcccaaaaaagagaaacataaacatgtatgtataaaaattcaattaaagaaaatgaagaagcaG
This window contains:
- the LOC102625563 gene encoding isovalerate--CoA ligase CCL2-like — encoded protein: MNNFLRASLLGLNRNYQKRIISRSNRGFCGFGMGVGGQNEAAETDTWKSMVRCSANCSPLTPITFLERSAKVYRDRPSLVYGSLNYTWTQTHQRCLKLASALTQLGISKGHVVATLAPNVPAVYELHFAVPMAGAVLCTLNSRHDSAMVSVLLRHSEAKILFVDYQLLPVARGALDLLVNAQVKPPILVLIAESNSSSSTSSAAVDYEYESFLETGHSGFEIRRPGNEWDPISLNYTSGTTSRPKGVVYSHRGAYLNSLATVFLHGMGSMPVYLWTVPMFHCNGWCLPWGVAAMGGTNICLRSVNAKDIFESIAAHNVTNMGAAPTVLNMIVNSPVSVQRPLPHKVAIATGGSPPPPQILSKMEELGFDVTHLYGLTETYGPATYCTWQPEWNSLPVAERSRIKSRQGMHHLALEDVDIRDPVTMESVPADAKTIGEIMFRGHTVMSGYLKDLKATEEAFRGGWFHTGDLAVKHPDGYIEVKDRLKDVIISGGENISSVEVETVLFSHPAVLEASVVARPDDHWGQTPCAFVKLKEGYSADAQEIIKFCRDHLPHYMAPKTVIFEDLPKTSTGKVQKFILRKKAEALGSLS